The Silene latifolia isolate original U9 population chromosome X, ASM4854445v1, whole genome shotgun sequence genome contains the following window.
CGAGATATTGAGCTTTGACTGACCGTATGTCACTGATGACCTGTGCTGTCACAGTTCAGCAACCAGGAGCATCTTGCAGATGTCCGAACTTCCTGATCAGGTGGATTTAGGAAACCCATGAGTAGCCAAATTGAAGCCACgtgagttagctttcatctccaattggaattatcCAAGGACAGAGCCCGGATTGAGAGATATAGAGTTTTGAGTAAGTTTGGGTCAGAATGGTGCTGCAGAGCATTCTTCTGAGCAGTGCTCTTGCAGTGGCTATAACTCAAGGTATATAGCTGACCTGTCCACGATTCTAATTCTCATTTAAGGTTAGCATTTCAATCTCTCTATCCATATAAGAATGATAACAACTAGTTGAGAATAACTCCAGATATTAGCTCCTAAAATCAGGCCTGTAGTAATGAATAATCAGAATGTTATAATGTTCATTAACCCTTGAATTTGCATCTGAATTATATGAATGCTTGGAATTTCATTTAACATGTTTGCTTGGTGAGATAATGAAGGACCCATAGTCCTAACTCCTACTACAACTTTCATATTTGGTATAAACTAACTATTTTTCTTAGTTTAAGCTAAAAAGTATATTCACCATGCTCCTATAGTCCTATGACTGAATGTTGATCGTCAGTTGTCAAAGCGCAAAATAATATTTTTCTATATGCTTCTTTATTTGTTTGTGGGGGTACTATGGTTGTATCTATGTAGCGTGTAGAGAACTTAACTTTATCACAGTCCCAACGGTTTTCACATTACAATCCCCTTGTTTCTACACTAAATGTAGTTATGTTCCTTTGTATGCTGTCAACAACTTAACTATCAATCTGGCATTTCATTCTCTGCTATGATGTTTTCCCTCCAATACGCTTAGCACATTCTTATAAGAAACAGATTTTTTGTAACTCGTAGTACTACATCAACTGCTGCTAGAAGATCCCATTAATTCACTATGTCTGATAATCTGATTCTTGTGACAGAAGATAGTTGGGTGGTGTACGCTGTCAAATTGTACCCAGCTGGAGCAACAACTAATTCGCAAGATGGTATGACTGATCTTTTCGGAAAATGTTTACCTGTGCTCCAAGAGATGGCTAAGCAAAATATGCCATTGTTGGTAAGTTTTCTTTTCATCAACTAAGATACTCTGTATGTTTCTGTAGTTATATCTCGCAGCCTTAAATTTTATTTCTAtttgtttttttaatttttactTTGTACCACTTTGTCCTAacatttattttggaccttgaaCACTGAGTATGTTAAATTTACATGTGTAAACTTTCCCTAGTGTTAAACATGGGATCTTTAATACGGAGTACTAAACTGCATATAATGTATATTGCTTGTTGTTTAACGTCAGGTAAATTCTTAAGAGTGTCTGGCGCTGAATTTGGTGATCCCAAAATAGATTGACTACTTCTGTAAATTTGAAGTCTAAACTGTCATCTCATGGTAGACTGGTAGTAGCAAGCCCATCATCGTACACTGATATGATGTGCATTATACAGGTCCATGGGGAAGTCGCAGATCCTAATGTTGATATATTTGATCATGAAAAAGTATTTATTGAAACAGTTTTAAGACCCCTGAGCCAAAAACTACCACAACTTAAAGTTATGATATACTGCTATGAGTATCCCATGGTTTTTATGCGACTCTAATTATTTGGCCCAAGTTAATTTTCATGTCATGAACACTATCCTGGAGTAGGTAGACAATAATTCATATTCATTGGCTTTGATAATATGTAGGATGAAACTTGGGTTGCTGGAGGGAGTGAAATTTTGTTGAGGAGCACTAATGGTGGCAAGTCATGGACACGTGACAAAGCAACTGATAATATCGCTGCAAATCTGTATTTTGTCAAGTGAGGTCTTTTCTATAATGTTCTTATACATTGTTTGGATGAAAGCAGCTGAAAGAGGAAGGGAGGATGTttcctctgttttttttttttgacattttGTACCTTAATATCATTATTTAGTCAACTTCAAGTATCTCTTTGTGTGTAGATCTAATTGTCTATGTTCAGAACATGTGTATATTTATACTTTTGGagtatttatttataaattatcGGCTTTGGAAgtgtaatttttctttattgaTTGCAACTCTCATTATTTGAGGTGTTTTTTCCATAAGAAACGCCtcaaaatataatttttttttaataaaaaagaacctattaacatcggttttaatTAATAAATGATGTAAAAAATACCTACTAACATCGGTTTTAGTTAATAAATGATGTAAATAAGGtgatatttacatcggttttgcaccaaaaccgatgtaaatgaGAGGCTATTAACATCGGTTCTAGAAAGAAACCGATGTATATTGTATGCTATTAACATCGGTTGTAGGTTAAAAATACTATATACGTCGCCCCCAGAAACATCGCCACAAAACCGATGTAAATTGGGCAAAATAACCGATGTCAATGGGCATTTTTCTACTAGtgtattttggctctcctctagcacttgtttgaagaaattttgtttatctcccatcatttggagaactaTACTAAGAATATTTGGAGAACCATACTTTGAATGTCAAATTcatgctcatcttcttgttgtgggtgggtatGAAAGTTGTTGTATTGTGGTATTGGGAATTGGTTGCaaagtgggtattgggagggtgattgttgtggatattggatgtggtgattttggtggaaaaatttggggtagtagttaggattttcattgtatgagtagtaaggtaggtttgtgttgacttgctactcaaactccccatacccatagtcatactcacaagatccaccacatactccatatgtcaagtcttgagccatcatagctaagacaaggaaacaactacaagcatggaaactacacaaaaacgctAAGAACAATTCttaaggaacaagttcctcaaggttaaagcaaaatttcaaatagacaaacaagtaagaacttaatcacataacaccatccccggcaacggcgccattttgatggaagGTTGTCGTCGTGTCTccta
Protein-coding sequences here:
- the LOC141621574 gene encoding dihydroorotase, mitochondrial-like, translating into MSDNLILVTEDSWVVYAVKLYPAGATTNSQDGMTDLFGKCLPVLQEMAKQNMPLLDETWVAGGSEILLRSTNGGKSWTRDKATDNIAANLYFVK